In Macadamia integrifolia cultivar HAES 741 chromosome 13, SCU_Mint_v3, whole genome shotgun sequence, one DNA window encodes the following:
- the LOC122058575 gene encoding peroxidase 29-like, with protein sequence MRLIIKYLSLLVVVVVVVVMGVVMGIVEAGGGLSYDFYKDSCPEVENIVKTAVQPIFLTDPTASSAFLRFIFHDCQVQGCDASLLLDSGDQNMGPEMESIRNFGIKKRESIGHIKFLVESECPGQVSCADVLALASKEAVSFAGGPSFRIPLGRRDATSSSKEMADAHLPAHSINVDELLNVFMPKGMDLQEIVAILGAHTLGVGHCLNIVDRLYNPEEGEEYTDFSHQFLLRLACPTRVPFTNLTFALNDLTPIIFDNQYYRDVMNGKGLFGVDSNIGMDERTRPIVEQFAEDQDTFFQVFSSAFVKLSTTNVLTGDKGQIRRQCNRVN encoded by the exons ATGAGGTTGATCATCAAATATCTTAGTttattagtagtagtagtagtggtggtggtgatgggtgTGGTAATGGGGATTGTAGAAGCTGGTGGTGGACTCTCATATGACTTTTACAAAGATTCATGTCCAGAAGTTGAGAACATTGTGAAGACTGCAGTTCAACCCATTTTCCTCACCGATCCTACAGCTTCCTCAGCCTTCCTCCGCTTCATTTTCCATGATTGCCAAGTTCAg GGTTGTGATGCATCGTTACTCCTGGATTCAGGTGATCAAAACATGGGTCCTGAGATGGAATCAATCAGAAATTTTGGAATTAAAAAGCGTGAATCCATTGGTCACATAAAGTTTCTTGTGGAATCTGAGTGTCCTGGTCAGGTCTCTTGTGCAGATGTTCTTGCTCTAGCTTCCAAGGAAGCAGTTTCCTTCGCAGGAGGTCCTTCATTTCGGATTCCTCTTGGGAGAAGGGATGCCACTTCTTCTAGTAAGGAAATGGCTGATGCTCATCTTCCAGCTCATTCCATTAATGTTGATGAATTGCTTAACGTCTTCATGCCCAAAGGAATGGACCTTCAGGAGATAGTTGCAATCTTGG GAGCACACACACTAGGCGTTGGACACTGCCTAAACATTGTGGATAGACTATATAACCCGGAGGAAGGGGAAGAGTATACCGATTTTTCTCACCAATTTCTATTAAGGCTCGCATGCCCTACAAGAGTCCCTTTCACAAACCTTACATTTGCACTCAATGATCTCACTCCTATTATATTTGACAATCAGTACTACAGAGATGTGATGAATGGAAAAGGCTTGTTTGGAGTAGATTCCAATATTGGAATGGACGAAAGAACAAGACCCATTGTGGAACAGTTTGCAGAAGATCAGGATACCTTTTTCCAGGTCTTCTCTTCTGCATTTGTAAAGCTTTCTACAACTAATGTTCTTACAGGAGATAAGGGCCAGATTAGAAGGCAATGCAACCGAGTAAACTAG
- the LOC122058842 gene encoding peroxidase 29-like yields the protein MWFLIKHLTLVAVIMGIAEADGLRYDYYQDSCPDVEKIVKKAFLPILLSDPTAPAAFLRLMFHDCQVQGCDASILLDSDDQNMNSEMRSIRNFGIRKRDSIGHIKSILEVVCPGQVSCADVIALAAKESVSFSGGPSIQIPLGRRDSTSSSQQMADAHIPSQSINVDGLLNIFMAKGMNLQESVAILGAHTLGVGHCINIVDRLYNQKQPPEEETINLGFQLLLRVKCPTKVPLTNLTFVSNDITSLIFDNQYYRDVMNGRGLFHIDSIISMDHRTASIVEEFAADQEYFFEVFSSAFVKLSSSNVLTGGKGQIRRQCDQVN from the exons ATGTGGTTTCTCATCAAGCATCTTACTTTAGTAGCAGTAATAATGGGAATTGCAGAAGCGGATGGACTCAGATATGACTACTACCAGGATTCATGTCCAGACGTTGAGAAGATTGTGAAGAAAGCATTTCTACCCATTCTCCTGTCCGATCCTACAGCTCCGGCAGCCTTCCTCCGCCTAATGTTCCATGACTGCCAAGTTCAG GGATGTGATGCATCGATACTCCTGGATTCTGATGACCAAAACATGAATTCTGAGATGCGTTCTATCAGAAATTTTGGAATTAGGAAGAGGGACTCCATTGGTCACATAAAGTCTATATTGGAAGTTGTGTGTCCCGGTCAGGTTTCTTGTGCAGATGTTATTGCTCTAGCTGCCAAGGAATCTGTTTCCTTCTCAGGAGGTCCCTCCATTCAGATTCCTCTTGGGAGAAGGGATTCCACTTCTTCTAGTCAGCAAATGGCAGATGCTCATATTCCATCACAGAGCATTAATGTGGATGGATTGCTCAACATCTTCATGGCTAAAGGAATGAACCTCCAGGAGTCAGTTGCAATCTTAG GAGCACACACACTAGGTGTTGGGCATTGCATCAACATTGTGGATAGACTATATAACCAGAAGCAACCACCAGAGGAAGAAACAATCAATCTTGGTTTCCAACTTCTATTAAGGGTCAAATGCCCTACAAAAGTCCCTTTAACAAACCTTACATTTGTGAGCAACGATATCACCTCTTTGATATTTGACAATCAGTATTATAGAGATGTCATGAATGGAAGAGGCTTGTTTCATATAGATTCCATCATCTCAATGGACCATAGAACTGCATCCATTGTGGAAGAGTTTGCGGCAGATCAGGAATACTTTTTCGAGGTCTTCTCTTCTGCATTTGTAAAGCTTTCATCATCCAATGTTCTTACAGGAGGAAAGGGTCAGATTAGAAGGCAATGCGACCAAGTAAACTAG
- the LOC122058636 gene encoding alpha-1,3-arabinosyltransferase XAT3-like: MGKVAEPTTRVGVTAATTICLLLMPLIYTISFSPLDFWKQVPSKCDGGGGEDNHAVAPVASSGSINYGARREEDDSVPAPVASNGSVNDGGDREEDDSAPAIVASSGSISDGGGEEEDYSLTSLLGSLLRGKDRTELETTGFACKSDPENDVCVSNQRVWMKTDLGNLTVYLSSLSNQNQTLQLPPRMVRPYVKKNDGHARRYVKEITIKTSYNYSTNTTTPPNCDVTHDVPAVIFSSGLVGNVFHELNEIIIPLFLTSHHFRSRLKFVIADYNYLWVTKFRRVLSHLSDYEIINPSVDTRVHCFPGVVTGLHFHTDNLACKNSDLPVNCSMMHFRQFLREAFHLKIKNVAQLNKNMNKNSSFRKPVLVLLSRPHSRSFLNEGEMVKVADELGFRVVVAKPDLTSNLDKFARVVNNCDVMVGAHGAGLPTRCFCRKVQCWCRWYLWVCSGPPLIIMGFQRRRWVFSTWSTRSVPRRARY, from the exons ATGGGGAAGGTAGCAGAACCAACAACGAGGGTGGGCGTGACTGCTGCAACTACAATATGCTTGCTTCTTATGCCTCTGATATACACTATATCCTTCTCTCCACTTGATTTCT GGAAACAAGTACCAAGTAAGTGTGATGGTGGTGGGGGTGAAGATAATCATGCTGTTGCTCCAGTTGCAAGCAGTGGTAGCATCAACTATGGCGCCCGCCGTGAAGAGGATGATTCTGTTCCTGCTCCAGTTGCAAGCAATGGAAGCGTCAACGATGGTGGTGACCGTGAAGAGGATGATTCTGCTCCTGCAATAGTTGCAAGCAGTGGGAGCATCAGTGATGGTGGtggcgaagaagaagattattCATTAACCTCTTTGCTTGGAAGTCTATTACGAG GGAAAGATCGAACAGAGCTAGAGACCACCGGCTTTGCATGTAAATCTGATCCAGAAAACGATGTCTGCGTTTCAAATCAACGCGTCTGGATGAAGACAGACCTGGGCAACTTGACCGTCTACCTCTCCTCTTTATCTAATCAGAATCAGACCCTGCAACTTCCACCTCGCATGGTGAGACCATACGTGAAGAAGAACGATGGCCATGCCCGTAGATACGTCAAAGAGATCACCATTAAGACATCTTATAACTATAGCACCAATACCACTACTCCACCTAACTGTGACGTCACCCACGATGTCCCTGCCGTCATTTTCTCCTCCGGTCTCGTCGGAAACGTCTTCCACGAACTCAACGAGATCATAATCCCACTCTTCCTCACCTCCCATCATTTCCGTTCCCGGCTTAAATTTGTTATTGCCGATTACAACTACCTCTGGGTTACGAAATTCCGGCGagttctctctcatctctccgACTACGAAATCATTAATCCTTCAGTAGACACAAGAGTCCATTGCTTCCCTGGCGTCGTCACTGGTCTTCACTTCCACACCGACAACCTCGCCTGCAAGAACAGCGACTTACCCGTCAACTGTTCCATGATGCACTTCAGGCAATTCCTCCGAGAAGCATTCCATCTCAAGATCAAGAACGTCGCCCAGCTGAACAAGAACATGAACAAGAACAGTTCTTTTAGGAAGCCagttcttgttcttctctcaCGACCTCACTCTCGGAGTTTCTTGAACGAAGGTGAGATGGTGAAGGTGGCGGATGAATTAGGGTTTCGTGTCGTGGTGGCAAAGCCTGATTTGACTTCGAATCTTGATAAGTTCGCACGTGTGGTGAATAATTGTGATGTTATGGTGGGTGCTCATGGAGCAGGGTTACCAACGAGGTGTTTTTGCCGGAAGGTGCAGTGCTGGTGCAGGTGGTACCTTTGGGTGTGCAGTGGGCCTCCACTCATTATTATGGGATTCCAACGGAGGAGATGGGTGTTCAGTACCTGGAGTACCAGATCAGTCCCCAGGAGAGCTCGCTATTAG